GTCGGGCGACACCACCACCAGGTCCTTGAGCTTGTGCTTTATGAAATGGCGGATCAGCACCGGCGAGGCGTAAAGATGATCCACCGGGATGTCGAAGAACCCCTGGATGGGCTCGGCATGGAGGTCCAGCGTCAGGACCCGGTTGGCCCCGGCGATGGTGATCAGGTTGGCCACTAATTTGGCGGTGATGGGAACCCGGGGCTGGTCCTTGCGCTCCTGGCGGGAGTAGCCGAAGTAGGGGATGACCGCGGTGATCCGTTTGGCCGAAGCCCGTTTGGCGGCGTCGGTCATGATCAGCAGTTCCATCAGGTTGTCGCCGGGGGAGAAGGTGGGCTGGACGATGAAGACATCGGCCCCGCGGATGTTTTCGTTGATCTTGACCCGGAGCTCCCCGTCCGAAAAATGACAGATGGTGCAGTCGCCCATGGGCTGGCGCAGGACCTTGCAGATATCTTTGGTCAGCCCGGGATTGGCGGTTCCTGAAAAGATCTTCATTTCGTTATGCATATCTATTAAATGATTGATTGACAAATGCTGTTATCCCGGCCTGCCAGACGGCTTGTCCGCCGCAGCTTTGCGCAGGCGGAAGATCTGGTTTGATTTGTATATATAAGGCGGTGTCTTGGCCTGCCAGGTGGCTTGTCCGCCGAAGGTTTGCGTAGGCGGAAGCCTCTTGCTTGGTTTGATTGTATATGGCGTAGTCTGGCTCGGGGGCAGTCCGCCTACGCAGATAAATGCAATGAAAAAAGATGCTTCGGCGGACAAGGGACTAAAAACTTAACCGGTAATATTTATAATGTGGCCTAGTATAAATAAATGTTCTGGCCTGCCAGACGAAGCCTCTAGTTTAATTCGCTTGTATATGGCGTAGTCTGGCTCGGGGGCAGGGACTCGAACCCTGGTTCTCAGCTCCAAAGGCTGGTGTCCTACCAATTGGACGACCCCCGAACTTAGTGGCATGGGACTTGGTATTGGGAAAAGCGTATTAAGGGATCATTTGCTAAATGAACCAGGCAATAAAAAATTGACACCAGGCCGCTTGAAAGAGTCAAGCTTGGTAAGCCGCACGGAGATGTCTCTGGACCTTTATGGCCAGTGACGCAGCGACCTACTGTCAATTATTTTTATATGCCCACTAAATCTATTTTTGGACCTTTAGTGGGGGAAGGTTTTCAGCGTGTTATTTCTCTTCGGCCGGGATCTCTGTTTCGACGGGCCGGGAGACCCCATCCTTAAGCACCTTGTGGTATTCGTCCAGTATCGATTTCTCCAGCATCAGCCGGGTCTCGGCGTTGATGGGGTGGGCGATGTCCTTGTAGGTGCCGTCGGCCATTTTCCGGCTGGGCATGGCAATGAAGGGTCCGGTGGTTCCCTGGATGATCTTGATGCCGCGCACCGCAAAGGCATTGTCGAACGTGACGTTGGCAAAGGCCAAAAGTTTGTCGTTGTCCTTCTGCCGCAGCGAAACCCTGATCTCGGTGATCTTCATGCAAGTTATCCTTTTCGTCCGTTAATAGCTAGGTGGATGAAAATTCTTTGTATTAGTTTAGGATAAACTTCTTTAGGATCTCTGGCTGACGGCGTAAAAGCAGCAGGGCCACTGGGGTTTCAGTTCTAAGGCGGTCTGGCGGGCGGAACCGGGGTCGGTAAATATCCCGAAGACCGAGGAACCGCTGCCGGACATCAGGGCGCCCAGGGCGCCGCTTTTGACCAATTGTTGTTTGACCTGTTCTATCTGGGGGTGCGATGGTGTGACCGCTTTTTCCAGATCGTTGCCAAGGGATTTTGCCAATTGTTCCGGATCTGGTCCCAAAGACAGATCATTACCAATCATTTTACTAAATCCCGGCTCTTTTGTCAATGATATTTTAAGGTTTTTATAGGCCCAGGCGGTGGAAACGCCGAACCCGGGATAGACTATCACGAAATGATAGTCCTGCTTCCATGTCAATGGTTCTATGTTCTCCCCCCGTCCGGTGACCAAAGCGGTGCCGCCGGTCAAAAAATATGGGACGTCCGACCCCAGTTCCAGTGCCAGCCGGTGCAGTTCAAGACCGCCGAGTGACATGCCCCAGAGCTTAGACAGGCCCAGCAGGGCGGCCGCAGCATCCGAAGAACCCCCGCCCAGGCCCGCCCCGATGGGGATGTTCTTGGTAAGGGTGATCTTAGCCCCTGGCAGCTTGTCATAGTGCAGATGGTCACCCTGAGTAGGGCATATTGCTTGACAAACCGAAGGGTCTGCAGATGATTCTTCGGGTGGTAAACAGGTAGTCTTTCTCAGAATGACATGGCCCTTCAGATAACCCTGCAGCAGCCGGGCGGCTTTGACCACCAGGTTCTTTTCGTTGACCGGCAGGTGCTGGTTATCACACGACAGGACAATCCGGCCATTCTCCAACGGCTCAAACTCCAACTCGTCGTGCAGCGATATCAGGTGGAAAATTGACCACAGGTCGTGGTATCCGTCGGGGCGTTTGCCCAGCACTTCCAGGTGCAGGTTGAGCTTGGCATAGGCTTTTAGTATGATGGATGATGGCATGAAAATTATTATACAACATTCCCGTCCAAACTTAAAGATTTATTTTACTTTTAGTCTTGAATTATTTTTTTGATAATGGTATATTTAGACATTATACCAGTAACCCCAAAAATTATCTAAATTCCAAAACCCGAAAGATTTACTGTTTGGTCAGTTTCGGCAGCTGGATTTCATAAAAGGAGATTTATGGCTGGGCAGGAATTCGAAAGATCGCTCAAGGCCGGGGAACTGCTTTTCAAGCAGGGAGACCCCGGCAACGAGATGTTCCTCATCCGCTCCGGTAAGGTCAAGATCACCCGCTCGGCCGGGGCCGTCGAGAAGACCCTGGCGGTGCTCAAGGAGGGGGATTTCTTCGGAGAGATGGCGGTGATAGACGGCAGTCCCCGTTCGGCCGCGGCCACGGCCATCGAGGAGACCAAGCTGATGATAGTGGACCGGGAGGCTTTCAATTCCCAGCTCAAGAACAACCCCATGATAGCATATGTGCTGGAGACCATGTCCCGGCGACTGCGGGAGACCAACAAGCAGGTGGAATTCCTGCTGATCCGCGACGAGATGCGGAGGGTGGTGGCCATGCTGGTATCCATGGCCAAGGAGCGGGGGGCCAGCACCCCGGACGGCGTGGTGATAGACTTTCCCTACGACTACGCCACCCTGGGCGGGATGGTGGGGATGGAGGCCTTTAAGACCGAGGAGATCATGAAAAAACTTTTGGGACTGAACCTGATCAAGGTCGAGGACCGCAAGCTGATCATGCCCAGCCTCAACGATATCGACGAATACTTAAGATACATCACCCTTAAGGAAAAATTCTCCTCCTGACCAAGATCCCCCACCTGGGCTTACCACGGAAATACTGTACGGCAGAGATCACGGAAAAGTTATTAATTTCCGCTTTCCGTGTTTCAGTGGTAAAGTAAACTTTCCGGTAAGATGTAACTCCTGCAGAGACTGAACCAATGCGCGAATATCTGGACCTGGTAAAATATGTTCTGGACAACGGGACGGCACAGAAGAACCGCACCGGCGTGGATACATTAAGCTGCTTTGCCTGCAGTTATCAGGTGGACCTGCAAAATGGTTTTCCCCTGCTTACCACCAAAAAGGTCAATTTCGACGCCATGCTGCACGAACTTTTCTGGTACCTTAGCGGCCAGGCGCATATCCGTGATCTTAGGACCAAGACCAGGATCTGGGACGACTGGGCCGATGGAGAGGGCCGGCTGGAGACCGCCTACGGCAGGTTCTGGCGCAGGTTCCCCGTTCCTTCCCAGGCGGCCGAGGGCGAGAAGTGGGGCACACGTTGGATTTCTACCGATCCCGAAACCGGTGACAGGACCTTTGATCAGATCCGGTATATTATTGACATTTTAAAAGAGATAAAGCAGAACCCGGCCACGCCCAACCGGAGGCGAATGGTGGTGACTGCCTGGCACCCGGGGAACGCCGCCGAGAGCAAACTGCCGCCCTGCCATTATACCTTCTGCTTCAGTGTCATCGGCGACCGGCTGAACTGCCACCTCACCCAGCGTTCCGGTGACATTGCCCTGGGCATACCATTCAATCTGGCCTGCTATTCTCTTTTGACCATGATGATGGCCCGGGAGACAGGTTTCAAGCCGGGCCGGTTTGCCCACACCATCATCGACGCCCATATTTACGCCAATCACATCGAAGGTCTGAAACAGCAGCTGACCAGGGAGCCGAGAAAACTTCCTCTAGTTGAGATAGCAACCAAACCTTTCTTTGAACTGACGGCCTCCGATATCACACTGGAAGGCTACGATCCGCACCCCGGAATAAAATTTTCCGTCGCAGTATGACCATGTCTGAAAAAACAATCATTGTGGCCATGACCAGGGACCGGGTGATCGGCCTGGAAGGTAAGATGCCCTGGCACATTTCCGATGACCTGAAGCTCTTTAAAAAGATAACCCTGGGCGGTACGGTGATCATGGGCCGCACCACTTTTGAATCCATCGGCAAGCCGCTTCCGGGCCGGAACAATATAGTGGTCAGCACCACGGTCAAAGAGATACCCGGATCAACTGTCTGCCCGGCCTTAGAAGATGCGGTAAAAAAGGCCGAAGCCCTTGGGTCCAAAATATTTTTTATCGGCGGGGCCAGCATCTACAAACAAGCACTGCCATTGGCAAGTGCCATGCTCGTCTCCTGGGTCAAACAGGAATATGCCGGCGATACCTGTTTCCCGGATTTCGATCTGAACTGCTGGCAGGAAAAAGAAAAGAATGAGTATCCCGAGTTTACCCAGATCCTTTACCGGCGTAAATAAAACAACTTTGGTTTTAAAATAACAACCAAACCAAAATTAAGGGAGGTCTGGAAATGAAAAAAATTACCATGCTTTTACTGTTTGCAATGGTCGTTGCGGTACTGTCACTGGCTCAAATGCCTACCAAGGGCATTTCCCAGCCAAAGGACAACAATGTTAAAATTGAGGATGAAACAACCACCCCGGTCATACCGGCAATAATTGAAACTCAAACTATAGTCTGCCCGGTGGTTAAAGACACTTGGATTTATGCCTTCCGGCCTGATTCCAACTACGGCAAGGGTTACGGCTGGAAGGACCGCACTGACAAGGACAAGGACATCACCGTTCCCAAGATGTTCCTGGGTTTCGGCGGCGCCGATAAAAAAGCGGTACTGCTCCAGTTTGACATTTCCAAACTTCCCAAGGGCAAACTGGCCAAAAAGGCGGTCATCAAACTTTACAACGATTTTGCCGGTTCGGCCGCCGAGACCAAAGTAGACGCTAAGATGATCACAAAACCCTGGGAAGAAATGAAGGCCACCTGGAAAACCAAACCCAGTTGGACTGCAGCATCTCTCAGCACAACTTCCCTGAGCGGGGCCATTGGTTACGGGCAGGCGGGGAAATGGTATGAGTGGGATGTCACCAAAATGATCCTGGTCTGGATGGTCAACAAAAGGCCCAACAACGGCATCGTCCTGGATCCTCAGGGAGATTCCGGAGTGGACCGCGACTTTGTCTGCAAGGAGTACCAGGGCAAGGAACAGTTATATCCGGTGCTGGAAGTGACTTATGAAAAGGAACCCCCGGCCAAGAAGCCGGTTCCCAAAGATTCCAAACAATAATTTTTTATCTTTTAGCTGATGATCGAACGTTACACCCTTCCCAAGATGAAAGCCATCTGGAG
This genomic stretch from bacterium harbors:
- a CDS encoding DNRLRE domain-containing protein; protein product: MKKITMLLLFAMVVAVLSLAQMPTKGISQPKDNNVKIEDETTTPVIPAIIETQTIVCPVVKDTWIYAFRPDSNYGKGYGWKDRTDKDKDITVPKMFLGFGGADKKAVLLQFDISKLPKGKLAKKAVIKLYNDFAGSAAETKVDAKMITKPWEEMKATWKTKPSWTAASLSTTSLSGAIGYGQAGKWYEWDVTKMILVWMVNKRPNNGIVLDPQGDSGVDRDFVCKEYQGKEQLYPVLEVTYEKEPPAKKPVPKDSKQ
- the thyA gene encoding thymidylate synthase; this translates as MREYLDLVKYVLDNGTAQKNRTGVDTLSCFACSYQVDLQNGFPLLTTKKVNFDAMLHELFWYLSGQAHIRDLRTKTRIWDDWADGEGRLETAYGRFWRRFPVPSQAAEGEKWGTRWISTDPETGDRTFDQIRYIIDILKEIKQNPATPNRRRMVVTAWHPGNAAESKLPPCHYTFCFSVIGDRLNCHLTQRSGDIALGIPFNLACYSLLTMMMARETGFKPGRFAHTIIDAHIYANHIEGLKQQLTREPRKLPLVEIATKPFFELTASDITLEGYDPHPGIKFSVAV
- a CDS encoding ribose-phosphate pyrophosphokinase, whose protein sequence is MHNEMKIFSGTANPGLTKDICKVLRQPMGDCTICHFSDGELRVKINENIRGADVFIVQPTFSPGDNLMELLIMTDAAKRASAKRITAVIPYFGYSRQERKDQPRVPITAKLVANLITIAGANRVLTLDLHAEPIQGFFDIPVDHLYASPVLIRHFIKHKLKDLVVVSPDTGGVPRARAFAKRLGNDTPLAIIDKRRPGPNRVEILNVVGDVAGKNCLIVDDIMDTARTISEVAIILKKNGARDIYACATHGVLSGSAIDALKRSPIKELVLSDTIPLTPEKKISKIKVLSIATLLAEAIRRIHQEKSVSSLFV
- the ispE gene encoding 4-(cytidine 5'-diphospho)-2-C-methyl-D-erythritol kinase; the encoded protein is MPSSIILKAYAKLNLHLEVLGKRPDGYHDLWSIFHLISLHDELEFEPLENGRIVLSCDNQHLPVNEKNLVVKAARLLQGYLKGHVILRKTTCLPPEESSADPSVCQAICPTQGDHLHYDKLPGAKITLTKNIPIGAGLGGGSSDAAAALLGLSKLWGMSLGGLELHRLALELGSDVPYFLTGGTALVTGRGENIEPLTWKQDYHFVIVYPGFGVSTAWAYKNLKISLTKEPGFSKMIGNDLSLGPDPEQLAKSLGNDLEKAVTPSHPQIEQVKQQLVKSGALGALMSGSGSSVFGIFTDPGSARQTALELKPQWPCCFYAVSQRS
- a CDS encoding Crp/Fnr family transcriptional regulator — protein: MAGQEFERSLKAGELLFKQGDPGNEMFLIRSGKVKITRSAGAVEKTLAVLKEGDFFGEMAVIDGSPRSAAATAIEETKLMIVDREAFNSQLKNNPMIAYVLETMSRRLRETNKQVEFLLIRDEMRRVVAMLVSMAKERGASTPDGVVIDFPYDYATLGGMVGMEAFKTEEIMKKLLGLNLIKVEDRKLIMPSLNDIDEYLRYITLKEKFSS
- a CDS encoding SpoVG family protein, with translation MKITEIRVSLRQKDNDKLLAFANVTFDNAFAVRGIKIIQGTTGPFIAMPSRKMADGTYKDIAHPINAETRLMLEKSILDEYHKVLKDGVSRPVETEIPAEEK
- a CDS encoding dihydrofolate reductase; amino-acid sequence: MSEKTIIVAMTRDRVIGLEGKMPWHISDDLKLFKKITLGGTVIMGRTTFESIGKPLPGRNNIVVSTTVKEIPGSTVCPALEDAVKKAEALGSKIFFIGGASIYKQALPLASAMLVSWVKQEYAGDTCFPDFDLNCWQEKEKNEYPEFTQILYRRK